The following are encoded together in the uncultured Sphaerochaeta sp. genome:
- a CDS encoding amidohydrolase family protein, whose protein sequence is MRTTIFASALLWGPELELRKDQLVTIDDGFIVSINQGKQDDAEIVLEKDHVLMPGMIDAHTHLALDARLPGHLDMMEDAESKQTIRALKTVHDNLHAGITGLRSVGDRYYLDVLLRDMINEGTLEGPWMQVAGIGMKGLHGHGYVGKSFSGKEEFRRQARQNMFNHTDWLKIFITAGAPPKGKHVNCFLTREEVRTVVQEAASCGLKTSAHCIGGQGLRYCTEEGIDVLDHCYWVDQTDIDLIMQHDTTVCFTPGVFMDDSRLPLCPQGHVDSVIRTREEVVKRLSSLVGAKPRFVIGSDAYHGNLYKEIEYMVALGMSRKEALKGVTVNAGNVMDQTVGVLQEGYRADLITVKENPLVTPNALAEVSFVMRQGVQVR, encoded by the coding sequence ATGAGAACTACGATATTTGCTTCTGCACTGCTTTGGGGACCCGAACTGGAGCTTAGAAAGGATCAATTGGTCACGATTGATGATGGTTTTATTGTATCCATTAATCAAGGGAAGCAGGATGATGCTGAAATAGTATTGGAGAAAGACCATGTTCTTATGCCTGGAATGATCGATGCTCACACGCATCTTGCCTTGGATGCGAGACTTCCCGGACATCTGGATATGATGGAAGATGCTGAATCAAAGCAGACAATACGTGCTTTAAAAACAGTTCATGATAATCTACATGCAGGTATTACTGGATTGCGTTCAGTTGGTGATAGATATTATCTCGATGTACTCTTGCGTGATATGATTAACGAGGGGACTCTTGAAGGTCCTTGGATGCAGGTTGCTGGAATAGGTATGAAAGGACTTCATGGCCATGGGTATGTAGGAAAGAGTTTTAGTGGTAAGGAGGAGTTTCGACGCCAAGCTCGCCAGAACATGTTCAATCATACAGATTGGTTAAAGATATTTATCACAGCAGGAGCCCCTCCGAAAGGAAAACATGTTAACTGCTTTTTAACGAGGGAAGAGGTCCGGACTGTGGTGCAAGAGGCTGCTTCCTGTGGGCTTAAGACAAGTGCTCATTGCATAGGTGGACAAGGCTTGCGGTATTGCACCGAAGAAGGGATAGATGTACTCGACCATTGCTATTGGGTGGACCAAACTGATATAGATCTTATAATGCAACATGATACCACTGTGTGCTTTACTCCGGGAGTTTTTATGGATGATTCTCGGCTGCCTCTCTGTCCCCAAGGACATGTTGATAGTGTGATTAGGACAAGAGAAGAAGTGGTAAAACGATTGTCTAGTTTGGTAGGTGCAAAACCAAGATTCGTGATTGGAAGTGATGCATATCACGGCAACCTGTATAAGGAAATTGAATACATGGTAGCGTTGGGAATGAGTAGAAAAGAAGCTCTGAAGGGTGTCACTGTGAATGCCGGGAATGTGATGGACCAGACTGTTGGCGTTTTGCAGGAAGGATACCGTGCTGATTTGATCACCGTAAAGGAGAATCCTCTCGTTACCCCGAACGCTTTAGCAGAAGTATCTTTCGTAATGAGGCAGGGTGTTCAGGTTCGCTAA